In Mycobacterium stomatepiae, the following are encoded in one genomic region:
- a CDS encoding ESX-1 secretion-associated protein: MTDLSVTSRYLVDVLAPAHQRTAENFKGSATAVDGVGVSVWVNHGMACGPGNDAVVEVEARRAQAIDLMVKVAGDLATKLREAAQLYEATNRQAADNLDRQLRPR, translated from the coding sequence ATGACGGATCTGAGCGTCACATCGAGATATCTCGTCGACGTGCTGGCGCCCGCGCACCAGCGGACGGCGGAGAACTTCAAGGGGTCCGCCACCGCGGTCGACGGAGTCGGCGTCAGCGTCTGGGTCAACCATGGTATGGCCTGCGGCCCCGGTAACGATGCGGTGGTCGAGGTCGAGGCTCGCCGCGCGCAGGCGATTGACCTCATGGTCAAGGTTGCCGGCGACCTTGCCACAAAGCTGCGTGAGGCCGCCCAGCTGTATGAGGCCACAAACCGTCAGGCCGCCGACAACCTCGACAGACAGCTGCGTCCCCGCTGA
- a CDS encoding YbaB/EbfC family DNA-binding protein produces MPQQPRENEDNLFAAMDFSAADEPEVTALAAIDAVTRPPAQEESEDDVPLFTVTNPPGTVSVSALGDGAIDRVDLSADATSLTEAELAEEILVMAQLATTKGQAAQHEFLFEKMCELGADDPDALNDLLEKGMELASPQRAAEAQARIFATRYKNV; encoded by the coding sequence ATGCCCCAACAACCGCGTGAGAACGAAGACAACCTCTTCGCCGCGATGGATTTCTCCGCTGCTGACGAACCCGAGGTAACGGCGCTGGCGGCCATCGATGCGGTGACGCGGCCGCCCGCGCAGGAGGAATCCGAAGACGACGTCCCATTGTTTACCGTGACCAATCCTCCTGGGACGGTGTCGGTTTCGGCCCTCGGGGACGGCGCGATCGATCGGGTGGATCTATCGGCGGATGCCACCAGCCTGACCGAAGCGGAGCTGGCCGAGGAGATACTCGTGATGGCGCAGCTGGCGACGACCAAGGGGCAAGCCGCCCAGCATGAATTCCTGTTCGAGAAGATGTGCGAGCTCGGGGCCGACGACCCCGATGCACTGAACGATCTGCTGGAGAAGGGAATGGAATTGGCGTCGCCGCAACGCGCGGCCGAGGCGCAGGCCCGGATATTCGCGACCCGATACAAGAACGTCTGA